The genome window GGTCATCGGAAAGGGACTGGATGGTATTATCCCTGCTGGTGACCTCATTATTCAGGTCTTCGATGCGTGAATCCCTGTGTGTGACGTCCGCTTCAAGCGTTTCGATTTTCTCATTATTCAGGGCCAGATCCGCTGAAAGCTGAAGGATCTGTTCCTCCTTTTCAGACAGATCTGTCTGCAGGGAAAAGGCCAGTTCGGTCTGTCTGCCCAGCTTTTCCTGAAGCTCCTGAATCTGTGCTTCTTTCGCGGATAGGTCTTTTGTCAGGACGGATACCTGTTCGGACAAGATGTCTGTTTTTTCCCTCAGGGATGAAGCTGTATCCGTGCTGTCCTTAAGACCGGCTTCCAGTTCCCGGATGCGCGTTTCCTTATCGGTACAGTCTCCGGAGAGACTGAGGATCTGTTCATCCTTTTCGGAAAGGACAGCTTCCAGTTTGCTGATCCGGCTGGAAGAAGCTGACACTTCAGAAGACAGCTTATCAAGTTCAGCTGCTTTTTCAGCAAGGGAAGCTGTCAGCGATGCGTTTTCGGATTCGAGTCCGGAAACCTGGGATTCCAGCTCGGCAATACGGGCAGGATGCGGATCTGTTTCAGGAACAGCTGTGTTTTCCTGCTCACTGACAGGAGCAGAAACCTGTGCAGCCGGTAACGGATCTTCATCGGAATTTGTTTCATGCGCGGTTTCGGCAGAAACAGTTTTCTGAAGTTCTGCAATCTCGCGGTTTTTATCAGCAAGAGATGTTTCGAGTTCCGCAATGACAGCGTTATTTTTTTTGAGAAGGTCTTCCAGTTCCCGGATGCGTTCCTCTGAAACAGCAGGATCATTACCGTCTGTTTCAGTGTTTTCGGGCTGGCTGGAAATCAAAGCGGAAAGGGATTCAAGCTGTGTGTTTTTACTGTTTATTTTTTCTGTTAAATCAAGTATTTCGGCGTTTTTTGATTCCAGATCCGCATTCAGGGCATCAATCTGTGCACTTTTCCCTGAAAGGCTGTTGTTCAGTTCATTGATCAGCTTGTCTTTCTGTTCAGCTTCTTCAGACATCGAGAGGATTCTGGCTGATTTTTCATCAATGGAATCTGAGTATTCGTCGATTGCTGCCGCCTGTGTGCTGAGCTGATCTGTAAGGGAGGTAATCTGTTCATCCCTGGAGGTGATGTCTGAGCTGAGGGCCTGAATCTGTTCATCCCTGGAAGTGATATCGGAACTGAGCGCCCTGATCTGTCCATCCAGCTCTGCGAGCCGGACATCCTTTTCAACCAGTTTCTGCTCCAGGGAGCTGACTTCAGAGGAAAGACCGGCAGTATCTTCATTCAAATCCTGAATCATCCGGTCCCTGTCATCAAGTTCAGCGGTGAGCGCCTCAATTTTACGGCTTTTTTCCTGATTGTTAGACAGATAAAGAACGCCCAGGACGACTGACAGCACAATCAGCATCGCGATGAGCGTAAAGGAAAAGCCTTTTTTCATCAGAAAAAACCTCCATGACAGGCGAGTGACATTCAGAAAAACAGCGAATAAATGATATGTTGGCATTATTATGGCACACGAGCAAACAGAAAGTCAAACAAGGAAACAGAGGAAAGAAAAAGGACAGAATGCATTATTTGTAGAGTGAATGCCGCACATCTACCATATCCTGTATTGACAATCAGAAAATAAGACGTTATAATACATCTGATTTTTGAGTAAACCATGCAATTTTTCGGGCTGTACAGGAAAAGGAAAAAGGAGGATAAATATGGGAAGATACTTCGGAACAGACGGATTTCGCGGAAAAGCGGGCGTGGTACTGACTGCGGAGCACGCTTTTAAAACCGGACGGTACCTGGGATGGTATTACGGCAAAAAGCACCTGGATGACAAGGCCAGGATCGTGATCGGCAAGGACACGCGCCGTTCCTCCTATATGTATGAAAGCGCCCTGGCTGCCGGTATTACTTCTTCCGGGGCAGACGCGTATCTGCTGCATGTCACTACGACCCCGTGCGTCAGTTATATTACGCGGACAGAGGATTTTGACTGCGGCGTTATGATCTCCGCCAGCCATAACGCATTCTATGACAACGGTATCAAACTGATGAACGGTAAAGGCGAAAAAATGGATGATGATCTTCAGGACGCCATCGAGGATTACATCGACGGCAAGACCGAAGAGATTCCTTTCGCAGCGGAAGACCGGATCGGCTGTACGGTTGACTTTTATACCGGCCGCAACCGGTATATCGGCTACCTGACCAACCTGGCGACCCGTCCGTTTGATGATCATAAAGTGGCGCTGGACTGCTCCAACGGCAGCAGCTGGATGATCGGACCTGCCGTATTCAACGCGCTCGGCGCAAAGACCTATGTGATCCACAATAAGCCTGACGGACTGAACATCAATAAAAACTGCGGCAGCACCCATATCGAATCCCTGAAGGAGTATGTGAAGGAAAACAAGCTGGATGTCGGTTTTGCCTTTGACGGCGATGCTGACCGCTGCCTGTCTGTGGATGAAAACGGCAATGAGGTTAACGGTGATAAAATCATGTATATCTGCGCCAAATACCTCAAGAGCAAGGGACAGCTGCCAAGCAACACAGTCGTTACAACCATCATGAGCAATTTCGGACTGTACAAAGCCCTGGACAGCGCCGGAATCAATTATGAGAAGACTGCTGTGGGCGACAGGTATGTCTATGAAAACATGAAAGCGTACAACCACCTGATCGGCGGAGAGCAGAGCGGACATATTATTTTCCGCAAGCATGCCCGTACAGGTGACGGCCTGATCACAGCCATCATGCTGATGGAAGTGATGATTGATACACAGCTGCCCCTTTCCATCCTGGCCGAGCCCTGCAAGATGTATCCGCAGGTGCTGAAAAATGTGGTTGTGGATGATAAGGACGGAACACTGGCTGAACAGGCTGTTATGGATGCAGTCAACCATTGCACGGAACAGCTTGGTGATACGGGACGCGTGCTGCTGCGCAAGAGCGGTACGGAACCTGTCCTTCGTGTGATGAGCGAGGCTACCAGCACAGAAGAGTGCGAGAAAAATGTGGATTATATTATCAACGCCATGAAAGAAAGCGGACATCTGATTGAGGTGAAGAAGTAATGCTGAAAACGAAAGATCTGTTTGACCTGAGCCACAGCAAGGCGGCTCCGATCCTGGAGAACACCGAATACCCCTGGGAAGCGCTGGACAAGATCAAGGATTTCATCATCGAGCTGGGCAAGACCCTGCCGAAGGATGAATATGACGAAGTCAGCGAGAATGTCTGGATCGCAAAGGACGCGAAGATCTATCCGAACAACTATATCGGCGCGCCCGCGATTATCGGCCATGAGACCGAAGTGCGCCCCGGTGCCTTCGTCCGCGGCAGCGCACTGGTGGGTGACCACTGCGTGGTGGGCAACAGCACCGAGCTGAAGAACGTGATTCTCTTTGACAACGTTCAGGTGCCGCATTACAATTATGTGGGTGACAGCATCCTGGGCTACAAGAGCCACATGGGTGCCGGATCCATCACTTCCAACGTCAAGAGCGACAAGCTGCTGGTGACGGTGAAGTGCGGAGACGAGAAGATCGAGACTGGCCGGAAAAAGATCGGCGCCATGCTCGGCGACCGCGTCGAAGTGGGCTGCAACAGCGTGCTGAATCCCGGTACGGTCATCGGACGGGATTCCAACGTGTACCCGACATCCTGCGTGCGCGGAACCATTCCGGAAAAGAGCATCTGGAAGAACAACGGTACTGTTGTTGCCAAGAAATAAAAATATAAAAATCATTTCAAGGGGGAAATGACTATGAAGGTTATCATCGCGAAGGACTATGAAGACGGCGCCCGCAAGGCAGCGGACATTATCGAGAAGATCGTACGGGAGAACCCGGAATGCACGCTGGGTCTTGCCACCGGTTCCAGCCCTGTGGGC of Aristaeella lactis contains these proteins:
- the glmM gene encoding phosphoglucosamine mutase, which produces MGRYFGTDGFRGKAGVVLTAEHAFKTGRYLGWYYGKKHLDDKARIVIGKDTRRSSYMYESALAAGITSSGADAYLLHVTTTPCVSYITRTEDFDCGVMISASHNAFYDNGIKLMNGKGEKMDDDLQDAIEDYIDGKTEEIPFAAEDRIGCTVDFYTGRNRYIGYLTNLATRPFDDHKVALDCSNGSSWMIGPAVFNALGAKTYVIHNKPDGLNINKNCGSTHIESLKEYVKENKLDVGFAFDGDADRCLSVDENGNEVNGDKIMYICAKYLKSKGQLPSNTVVTTIMSNFGLYKALDSAGINYEKTAVGDRYVYENMKAYNHLIGGEQSGHIIFRKHARTGDGLITAIMLMEVMIDTQLPLSILAEPCKMYPQVLKNVVVDDKDGTLAEQAVMDAVNHCTEQLGDTGRVLLRKSGTEPVLRVMSEATSTEECEKNVDYIINAMKESGHLIEVKK
- a CDS encoding acyltransferase → MLKTKDLFDLSHSKAAPILENTEYPWEALDKIKDFIIELGKTLPKDEYDEVSENVWIAKDAKIYPNNYIGAPAIIGHETEVRPGAFVRGSALVGDHCVVGNSTELKNVILFDNVQVPHYNYVGDSILGYKSHMGAGSITSNVKSDKLLVTVKCGDEKIETGRKKIGAMLGDRVEVGCNSVLNPGTVIGRDSNVYPTSCVRGTIPEKSIWKNNGTVVAKK